One Tamandua tetradactyla isolate mTamTet1 chromosome 20, mTamTet1.pri, whole genome shotgun sequence DNA segment encodes these proteins:
- the IL5 gene encoding interleukin-5 — protein sequence MTPKNEPGPDTADTEHFRAVRMLLQLSLLTLGATYICANAIKSPLTRLVPETLKLLSTYETLLISDGTLRIHIPEHRNHQLCIEEIFQGIDTLKNQTVQEDAVGKLFQNLSLLKEYIDLQKKKCEGERRRVKQFIDFLREFLGVINTDWTMES from the exons ATGACACCaaagaatgagcctggccctgacact GCAGACACTGAACATTTCAGAGCCGTGAGAATGCTTCTGCAGTTGAGTCTGCTGACTCTTGGGGCTACGTACATTTGTGCCAATGCCATAAAAAGTCCCTTGACTAGACTGGTGCCAGAGACGTTGAAACTGCTCTCAACTTATGAAACTCTGCTGATAAGCGATGgg acACTGAGGATTCATATTCCTGAACACAGAAAT CACCAACTCTGCATTGAAGAAATCTTCCAGGGAATAGACACACTGAAAAATCAAACTGTCCAGGAGGATGCTGTGggaaaactatttcaaaacttgTCTTTACTAAAAGAATACATAGACCTCCAAAAA AAAAAATGTGAAGGAGAAAGACGGAGAGTAAAGCAGTTCATAGATTTCCTACGTGAGTTTCTTGGAGTAATAAACACAGATTGGACAATGGAAAGTTGA